One Aliiroseovarius sediminilitoris DNA window includes the following coding sequences:
- the dnaK gene encoding molecular chaperone DnaK: MAKVIGIDLGTTNSCVAIMDGSQPRVIENAEGARTTPSIVAFKDDERLVGQSAKRQAVTNPDNTVFAVKRLIGRNMQDPAVEKDKKLVPYAIVDGGNGDAWVEAAGQKYSPSQISAFILGKMKETAESYLGEEVTQAVITVPAYFNDAQRQATKDAGKIAGLEVLRIINEPTAAALAYGLDKSETHTIAVYDLGGGTFDVTILEIDDGLFEVKSTNGDTFLGGEDFDMRIVQYLVDEFKKENQVDLSKDKMALQRLKEAAEKAKIELSSSSQTEINQPFISMGSDGSPLHMVMKLTRAKLESLVSDLIKRSMKPCQAALKDAGLSKDDIDEVVLVGGMTRMPKVIEEVSKFFGKEPHKGVNPDEVVAMGAAIQAGVLQGDVKDVVLLDVTPLSLGIETLGGVFTRLIDRNTTIPTKKSQIFSTAEDNQNAVTLRVFQGEREMAADNKILGQFNLEDIPPAPRGMPQIEVTFDIDANGIVEVGAKDKGTGKEQKITIQASGGLSDDDIEAMVKDAEANAEADKERKELVEAKNQAESLIHSTEKAMEEHNDKVDPTTIEAIELAIAALKDVMEEDNADKIKSGIQNVTEAAMKLGEAIYKSQQEEAAGEEPEDADGPSAVDDDIVDADFEDLDDENKR; the protein is encoded by the coding sequence CGATCGTCGCCTTCAAGGACGACGAACGCCTTGTTGGTCAGTCGGCAAAACGTCAGGCTGTCACCAACCCCGACAACACCGTCTTTGCAGTGAAGCGCCTGATCGGTCGCAACATGCAAGACCCGGCTGTCGAGAAAGACAAGAAGCTTGTCCCTTACGCCATCGTAGATGGTGGCAATGGTGACGCATGGGTTGAAGCTGCCGGGCAGAAATATTCGCCCTCGCAAATCTCGGCCTTCATTCTGGGCAAGATGAAAGAGACGGCAGAAAGCTATTTGGGTGAGGAAGTCACTCAGGCCGTGATCACCGTGCCCGCCTATTTCAATGACGCCCAGCGTCAGGCCACCAAAGACGCCGGCAAGATCGCTGGCCTTGAAGTGTTGCGCATCATCAACGAACCGACGGCTGCTGCACTGGCCTATGGCCTGGACAAGTCGGAAACCCACACCATCGCGGTTTATGACCTTGGCGGCGGCACGTTCGACGTGACCATTCTGGAAATCGACGACGGCCTCTTTGAAGTGAAATCCACCAACGGCGACACGTTCCTTGGCGGTGAAGACTTCGACATGCGCATCGTTCAGTATCTGGTCGATGAGTTCAAAAAGGAAAACCAGGTCGATCTGTCGAAAGACAAGATGGCCTTGCAACGCCTGAAAGAAGCCGCCGAAAAAGCCAAGATCGAGCTGTCCAGCTCGTCGCAGACCGAGATCAACCAGCCCTTCATCTCGATGGGGTCGGATGGCTCGCCCTTGCACATGGTCATGAAGCTGACCCGCGCCAAGCTGGAAAGCCTTGTGTCGGACCTGATCAAACGCTCGATGAAGCCCTGCCAGGCTGCGCTGAAAGACGCTGGTCTGTCGAAAGACGACATCGACGAGGTGGTTCTGGTCGGTGGTATGACCCGTATGCCGAAGGTCATCGAAGAAGTGTCGAAATTCTTCGGCAAGGAACCCCACAAAGGTGTGAACCCGGACGAGGTTGTGGCCATGGGTGCCGCCATTCAGGCCGGTGTTCTGCAAGGCGACGTGAAAGACGTTGTGCTTCTGGACGTGACCCCGCTGTCGCTGGGCATCGAAACGCTGGGTGGTGTGTTCACACGCCTGATCGACCGCAACACGACGATCCCGACCAAGAAGTCGCAGATCTTCTCGACCGCGGAAGACAACCAGAACGCCGTGACGCTGCGCGTGTTCCAGGGTGAGCGTGAAATGGCCGCCGATAACAAGATCCTTGGCCAGTTCAATCTGGAAGACATCCCGCCCGCACCGCGTGGCATGCCGCAGATCGAAGTGACCTTCGACATCGACGCCAACGGCATCGTGGAAGTGGGCGCCAAGGACAAAGGCACGGGCAAAGAGCAGAAGATCACCATTCAAGCCTCGGGCGGTCTGTCGGATGACGACATCGAAGCCATGGTGAAAGACGCCGAAGCCAATGCCGAGGCCGATAAGGAGCGCAAAGAGCTTGTCGAAGCCAAGAACCAGGCCGAAAGCCTGATCCATTCGACCGAAAAGGCGATGGAAGAGCATAACGACAAGGTCGACCCGACCACGATCGAAGCGATCGAGCTGGCCATTGCCGCGCTGAAGGATGTGATGGAAGAAGACAATGCCGACAAGATCAAGTCGGGCATCCAGAACGTCACCGAAGCGGCCATGAAGCTGGGTGAAGCGATCTATAAGTCGCAACAAGAAGAAGCGGCTGGCGAAGAGCCCGAAGACGCCGATGGCCCTTCGGCGGTGGATGACGACATTGTCGACGCCGACTTCGAAGACCTTGACGACGAAAACAAGCGTTAA